From the Arvicola amphibius chromosome 2, mArvAmp1.2, whole genome shotgun sequence genome, one window contains:
- the Dnajc5g gene encoding dnaJ homolog subfamily C member 5G: protein MPQRDDTPRRLSKTGTSLYAVLELKKGARPEEVKKAYRKLALQYHPDKNPGDTQAAEFFKEINTAHAVLSDPTKKKIYDQHGSLGIYIFDHFGEEGVRYYFIVNSCWFKTLVILCCLLTCCCCCCCCCFCCGTLTPPPEEVHRKQQGNVCAQPTRLGREEGQGLGCWVSESPLPPSPLDSLKREASSPVLTLTLT from the exons ATGCCTCAAAGAGATGACACACCCCGGCGACTGTCCAAGACTGGAACAAGCCTCTACGCAGTACTGGAACTAAAGAAAGGTGCCCGGCCTGAAGAGGTCAAAAAAGCCTACAG GAAACTGGCCTTGCAGTATCATCCCGACAAGAATCCAGGGGACACTCAAGCGGCGGAATTCTTCAAAGAGATCAACACAGCCCATGCTGTACTCAGTGACCCTACCAAAAAGAAAATCTACGACCAGCATGGCTCGCTGGGAATATACATATTTGATCATTTTGGTGAAGAAGGCGTCAGATACTATTTTATTGTGAACAGCTGTTGGTTCAAG ACACTCGTCATCCTTTGCTGCCTCTTGacctgttgctgttgctgctgctgctgctgcttttgctgTGGAACTCTTACTCCACCACCCGAGGAAGTTCACAGGAAGCAGCAGGGGAACGTCTGTGCTCAGCCCACGAGATTAGGtagggaggaggggcaggggtTGGG GTGCTGGGTCAGTGAGAGTCCCCTGCCACCCAGCCCACTGGACTCTCTGAAGAGAGAAGCAAGTAGCCCTGTCCTGACATTGACCCTGACTTGA
- the Slc30a3 gene encoding zinc transporter 3 isoform X2, whose protein sequence is MEPSPATGGSETTRLVSPRDRGSAGGGLRLKSLFTEPSEPLPEEPKLEGMAFHHCHKDPMPQSGLSPERLQARRQLCAACAVCFLFMAGEVVGGYLAHSLAIMTDAAHLLADVGSMMGSLFSLWLSTRPATRTMTFGWHRSETLGALASVVSLWMVTGILLYLAFIRLLHSDYHIEGGAMLLTASIAVCANMLMAFVLHQAGPPHSHGSRGTEYAPLEEGHGYPLPLGNTSVRAAFVHVLGDLLQSLGVLAASVLIYFKPQYKAADPISTFLFSICALGSTAPTLRDVLRILMEGAPRSVGFEPVRDTLLSVPGVRATHELHLWALTLTYHVASAHLAIDSTADPEAVLAEASSRLYSRFGFSSCTLQVERYQPEMAQCLRCQDPPQA, encoded by the exons ATGGAGCCTTCTCCCGCCACCGGAGGCTCGGAGACCACCCGCCTCGTGAGTCCCCGAGACCGCGGCAGCGCCGGCGGCGGCCTGCGATTGAAGAG tctcttcacAGAACCCTCAGAGCCCCTCCCCGAGGAGCCCAAGCTTGAGGGGATGGCCTTCCACCACTGCCATAAGGACCCCATGCCGCAGTCAGGCCTCTCTCCTGAGAGGCTGCAGGCCCGGAGGCAGCTGTGTGCCGCCTGTGCTGTGTGCTTCCTCTTcatggctggggaggtggttG GTGGGTATTTGGCACACAGCTTGGCTATTATGACCGATGCCGCTCACTTGCTGGCAGACGTAGGCAGCATGATGGGCAGCCTCTTCTCCCTCTGGCTCTCCACTCGGCCAGCCACCCGAACCATGACCTTTGGCTGGCACCGCTCAG AGACTCTGGGGGCTTTGGCCTCTGTGGTCTCCCTCTGGATGGTCACTGGCATCCTGCTGTACCTGGCCTTCATCCGCCTGCTGCATAGTGACTACCACATCGAGGGGGGTGCCATGCTGCTGACCGCCAGCATTGCTGTCTGTGCCAACATGCT AATGGCCTTTGTGCTGCACCAGGCTGGGCCCCCCCACAGCCATGGATCTAGGGGCACAGAGTATGCACCGCTGGAGGAGGGGCACGGATACCCTCTGCCCCTGGGAAACACCAGTGTCCGGGCTGCCTTTGTGCATGTGCTGGGGGATCTCCTCCAGAGCCTGGGGGTCCTGGCTGCCTCCGTCCTCATCTACTTCAAG CCTCAGTACAAGGCAGCTGACCCCATCAGCACGTTCCTCTTCTCTATCTGTGCCCTTGGATCCACAGCCCCTACCCTTCGAGACGTTCTGCGCATCCTCATGGAAG GTGCCCCTCGCAGTGTGGGTTTTGAACCTGTAAGGGACACACTGCTGTCAGTGCCGGGAGTCCGAGCAACGCATGAGCTGCACCTGTGGGCCCTGACGCTGACTTACCACGTTGCCTCTGCACACCTGGCTATTG ACTCCACGGCTGACCCTGAAGCTGTCCTGGCTGAGGCCTCGTCGCGGCTCTATTCCCGGTTTGGGTTCTCCAGCTGCACCCTGCAGGTGGAGCGGTACCAGCCTGAGATGGCCCAGTGTCTGCGCTGCCAGGACCCCCCCCAAGCCTGA
- the Slc30a3 gene encoding zinc transporter 3 isoform X1 produces MALSLEGGRAWVECSCEPPPARKDSGMIGSSRAAETGPFAQPVSDQASPVVRLKGDHVACLSLFTEPSEPLPEEPKLEGMAFHHCHKDPMPQSGLSPERLQARRQLCAACAVCFLFMAGEVVGGYLAHSLAIMTDAAHLLADVGSMMGSLFSLWLSTRPATRTMTFGWHRSETLGALASVVSLWMVTGILLYLAFIRLLHSDYHIEGGAMLLTASIAVCANMLMAFVLHQAGPPHSHGSRGTEYAPLEEGHGYPLPLGNTSVRAAFVHVLGDLLQSLGVLAASVLIYFKPQYKAADPISTFLFSICALGSTAPTLRDVLRILMEGAPRSVGFEPVRDTLLSVPGVRATHELHLWALTLTYHVASAHLAIDSTADPEAVLAEASSRLYSRFGFSSCTLQVERYQPEMAQCLRCQDPPQA; encoded by the exons ATGGCCCTGTCtttggaaggaggaagagccTGGGTTGAGTGTTCTTGTGAGCCCCCACCTGCCCGTAAAGATTCAGGCATGATTGGGTCTAGCAGAGCGGCAGAGACGGGCCCATTTGCTCAGCCTGTGAGTGACCAGGCCAGTCCTGTGGTCAGGCTCAAGGGTGACCATGtcgcctgcctcagtctcttcacAGAACCCTCAGAGCCCCTCCCCGAGGAGCCCAAGCTTGAGGGGATGGCCTTCCACCACTGCCATAAGGACCCCATGCCGCAGTCAGGCCTCTCTCCTGAGAGGCTGCAGGCCCGGAGGCAGCTGTGTGCCGCCTGTGCTGTGTGCTTCCTCTTcatggctggggaggtggttG GTGGGTATTTGGCACACAGCTTGGCTATTATGACCGATGCCGCTCACTTGCTGGCAGACGTAGGCAGCATGATGGGCAGCCTCTTCTCCCTCTGGCTCTCCACTCGGCCAGCCACCCGAACCATGACCTTTGGCTGGCACCGCTCAG AGACTCTGGGGGCTTTGGCCTCTGTGGTCTCCCTCTGGATGGTCACTGGCATCCTGCTGTACCTGGCCTTCATCCGCCTGCTGCATAGTGACTACCACATCGAGGGGGGTGCCATGCTGCTGACCGCCAGCATTGCTGTCTGTGCCAACATGCT AATGGCCTTTGTGCTGCACCAGGCTGGGCCCCCCCACAGCCATGGATCTAGGGGCACAGAGTATGCACCGCTGGAGGAGGGGCACGGATACCCTCTGCCCCTGGGAAACACCAGTGTCCGGGCTGCCTTTGTGCATGTGCTGGGGGATCTCCTCCAGAGCCTGGGGGTCCTGGCTGCCTCCGTCCTCATCTACTTCAAG CCTCAGTACAAGGCAGCTGACCCCATCAGCACGTTCCTCTTCTCTATCTGTGCCCTTGGATCCACAGCCCCTACCCTTCGAGACGTTCTGCGCATCCTCATGGAAG GTGCCCCTCGCAGTGTGGGTTTTGAACCTGTAAGGGACACACTGCTGTCAGTGCCGGGAGTCCGAGCAACGCATGAGCTGCACCTGTGGGCCCTGACGCTGACTTACCACGTTGCCTCTGCACACCTGGCTATTG ACTCCACGGCTGACCCTGAAGCTGTCCTGGCTGAGGCCTCGTCGCGGCTCTATTCCCGGTTTGGGTTCTCCAGCTGCACCCTGCAGGTGGAGCGGTACCAGCCTGAGATGGCCCAGTGTCTGCGCTGCCAGGACCCCCCCCAAGCCTGA
- the Slc30a3 gene encoding zinc transporter 3 isoform X3, translated as MAFHHCHKDPMPQSGLSPERLQARRQLCAACAVCFLFMAGEVVGGYLAHSLAIMTDAAHLLADVGSMMGSLFSLWLSTRPATRTMTFGWHRSETLGALASVVSLWMVTGILLYLAFIRLLHSDYHIEGGAMLLTASIAVCANMLMAFVLHQAGPPHSHGSRGTEYAPLEEGHGYPLPLGNTSVRAAFVHVLGDLLQSLGVLAASVLIYFKPQYKAADPISTFLFSICALGSTAPTLRDVLRILMEGAPRSVGFEPVRDTLLSVPGVRATHELHLWALTLTYHVASAHLAIDSTADPEAVLAEASSRLYSRFGFSSCTLQVERYQPEMAQCLRCQDPPQA; from the exons ATGGCCTTCCACCACTGCCATAAGGACCCCATGCCGCAGTCAGGCCTCTCTCCTGAGAGGCTGCAGGCCCGGAGGCAGCTGTGTGCCGCCTGTGCTGTGTGCTTCCTCTTcatggctggggaggtggttG GTGGGTATTTGGCACACAGCTTGGCTATTATGACCGATGCCGCTCACTTGCTGGCAGACGTAGGCAGCATGATGGGCAGCCTCTTCTCCCTCTGGCTCTCCACTCGGCCAGCCACCCGAACCATGACCTTTGGCTGGCACCGCTCAG AGACTCTGGGGGCTTTGGCCTCTGTGGTCTCCCTCTGGATGGTCACTGGCATCCTGCTGTACCTGGCCTTCATCCGCCTGCTGCATAGTGACTACCACATCGAGGGGGGTGCCATGCTGCTGACCGCCAGCATTGCTGTCTGTGCCAACATGCT AATGGCCTTTGTGCTGCACCAGGCTGGGCCCCCCCACAGCCATGGATCTAGGGGCACAGAGTATGCACCGCTGGAGGAGGGGCACGGATACCCTCTGCCCCTGGGAAACACCAGTGTCCGGGCTGCCTTTGTGCATGTGCTGGGGGATCTCCTCCAGAGCCTGGGGGTCCTGGCTGCCTCCGTCCTCATCTACTTCAAG CCTCAGTACAAGGCAGCTGACCCCATCAGCACGTTCCTCTTCTCTATCTGTGCCCTTGGATCCACAGCCCCTACCCTTCGAGACGTTCTGCGCATCCTCATGGAAG GTGCCCCTCGCAGTGTGGGTTTTGAACCTGTAAGGGACACACTGCTGTCAGTGCCGGGAGTCCGAGCAACGCATGAGCTGCACCTGTGGGCCCTGACGCTGACTTACCACGTTGCCTCTGCACACCTGGCTATTG ACTCCACGGCTGACCCTGAAGCTGTCCTGGCTGAGGCCTCGTCGCGGCTCTATTCCCGGTTTGGGTTCTCCAGCTGCACCCTGCAGGTGGAGCGGTACCAGCCTGAGATGGCCCAGTGTCTGCGCTGCCAGGACCCCCCCCAAGCCTGA